The following proteins are co-located in the Haloarcula marismortui ATCC 43049 genome:
- a CDS encoding MarR family transcriptional regulator, translating to MSASDIQSADADSEDEDSGWDAVRDLPPSAKLVAKVLEYNETLTQSQLAEETLLPPRTVRYALSRLEDVGVIDSRFSFSDARKRIYTLRVE from the coding sequence ATGAGCGCATCCGATATCCAATCCGCTGATGCCGACAGCGAGGACGAGGACAGTGGATGGGACGCCGTCCGCGATCTCCCGCCGAGCGCAAAACTCGTCGCGAAAGTCTTGGAGTACAACGAGACCCTGACCCAGAGCCAGCTCGCCGAGGAGACCCTGTTGCCGCCGCGGACAGTCCGGTACGCCCTTTCTCGCCTCGAAGATGTCGGCGTCATCGACTCCCGGTTTTCGTTTTCCGACGCGCGTAAGCGGATCTACACGCTCCGGGTCGAGTAA
- a CDS encoding halocyanin domain-containing protein — protein MTDGRADVSRRGFLRTAAGATAASAAAGTATAQEGTEGGGGGPPDFGGFLDQVGNYDGSVADATGQDTATVEVGVQANGGAFGFGPPAIHVDNGATVQFEWTGNGGGHNVVSDGEGPLDSGSAVSSAGVNYEHTFEEDGIYPYVCVPHEGLGMKGAIVVGTDYPTKSSGGGGGGSGSSGPPEVPNSAKTLGVATSFVMVATLGLAYFFIRYGGDYETPE, from the coding sequence ATGACAGACGGTAGAGCGGACGTGTCCCGTCGCGGCTTCCTGCGGACAGCGGCAGGGGCCACGGCTGCGTCGGCCGCAGCAGGCACCGCGACCGCACAGGAAGGCACCGAAGGTGGCGGCGGCGGGCCGCCGGATTTTGGTGGGTTCCTCGACCAGGTTGGCAACTACGATGGCTCAGTCGCCGATGCGACCGGACAGGACACGGCGACGGTAGAAGTCGGCGTGCAGGCAAACGGCGGGGCGTTCGGCTTCGGCCCACCCGCGATCCACGTTGACAACGGTGCAACGGTCCAGTTCGAGTGGACGGGCAACGGCGGCGGCCACAACGTCGTCTCGGACGGTGAGGGTCCGCTTGACTCCGGGAGCGCCGTCTCTAGCGCCGGCGTCAACTACGAGCACACCTTCGAGGAGGACGGCATCTACCCCTACGTCTGCGTGCCACACGAAGGGCTCGGCATGAAGGGAGCCATCGTCGTCGGGACGGACTACCCGACGAAGTCTTCCGGCGGCGGCGGCGGTGGTAGTGGGAGTTCCGGCCCGCCCGAAGTGCCAAACAGCGCGAAGACGCTCGGGGTTGCAACCTCGTTCGTGATGGTCGCAACGCTCGGACTCGCGTACTTTTTCATCCGGTACGGCGGCGACTACGAGACGCCCGAGTAG
- the dnaJ gene encoding molecular chaperone DnaJ, whose product MSQDFYEILGVSRDASEDEIQEAYREKAREYHPDVSDDPDAEEKFKQAKKAKEVLTDEEKRQMYDQMGHERFEQAEKRGGAGGGGGRGGMGGDPFGGGAGGFDMQDIFDQFFGGGGRGGRGGSRRRQGQDLQTRLEIDLEEAYNGATKQLNVTRPEACDDCDGAGHPPGADSETCPECNGQGQTTQVQQTPMGRVQQRTTCRRCDGEGTLYDETCSTCRGNGVVQNDASLEVEIPSGIADGQTLRMEREGAPGENGGPNGDLLIEVQVRDHPDFERDGDSLQHQQAISFPQAVFGDTITVPTLDGEVEVDVPSGTQSGEVFRLEGKGMPRLRRRGHGDLYVQVQVVTPDSLNAEQKEALEQFAEAGGEEVDVDEGFFEKLKNSL is encoded by the coding sequence ATGAGTCAGGATTTCTACGAGATACTGGGTGTCTCTCGAGACGCCTCCGAAGACGAGATTCAGGAGGCCTATCGGGAGAAAGCCCGGGAATACCACCCGGACGTGAGCGACGACCCCGACGCCGAAGAGAAGTTCAAGCAGGCCAAGAAGGCCAAAGAGGTCCTCACCGACGAGGAGAAGCGCCAGATGTACGACCAGATGGGTCACGAGCGCTTCGAACAGGCCGAGAAGCGCGGCGGCGCTGGTGGTGGCGGCGGCCGCGGTGGGATGGGTGGAGACCCGTTCGGTGGCGGCGCTGGCGGCTTCGATATGCAGGATATCTTCGACCAGTTCTTCGGGGGCGGCGGCCGCGGCGGACGCGGTGGCAGCCGACGGCGGCAGGGGCAGGACCTCCAGACGCGACTGGAAATCGACCTCGAAGAGGCCTACAACGGCGCGACGAAGCAACTGAACGTCACCCGGCCGGAAGCCTGCGACGACTGTGACGGGGCCGGGCATCCGCCGGGAGCCGACTCGGAGACCTGTCCGGAGTGTAACGGCCAGGGCCAGACGACGCAGGTCCAGCAGACACCGATGGGGCGGGTGCAGCAGCGGACGACCTGCCGCCGGTGTGACGGCGAGGGGACGCTGTACGACGAAACGTGTTCGACCTGCCGGGGCAACGGCGTTGTCCAGAACGATGCGAGCCTCGAAGTCGAGATTCCGTCCGGCATCGCCGACGGGCAGACACTCCGGATGGAGCGCGAGGGCGCGCCCGGGGAAAACGGCGGCCCGAACGGCGACCTGCTCATCGAGGTACAGGTCCGCGACCACCCGGACTTCGAGCGCGACGGCGACAGCTTGCAACACCAGCAGGCCATCTCGTTCCCGCAAGCAGTGTTCGGTGACACCATCACCGTCCCGACGCTGGACGGCGAGGTGGAAGTCGACGTGCCAAGCGGCACCCAGAGCGGCGAAGTGTTCCGACTGGAGGGCAAGGGGATGCCGCGGCTCCGCCGCCGCGGCCACGGCGACCTCTACGTGCAGGTACAGGTCGTCACACCCGACAGCCTCAACGCCGAACAGAAGGAGGCCCTCGAACAGTTCGCGGAGGCCGGCGGCGAAGAGGTCGATGTCGATGAAGGCTTCTTCGAGAAACTGAAGAACTCGCTGTAG
- a CDS encoding DUF7333 family protein, with the protein MDFDFVPAVAPLVVIVAIATVGLTSVMTLSTVLMMVLPSMIVFSVVAFFLGMKHGEFRASP; encoded by the coding sequence ATGGATTTTGACTTTGTGCCCGCAGTGGCCCCGCTCGTCGTAATCGTCGCTATCGCAACGGTCGGGCTCACGTCTGTGATGACTCTCTCGACGGTCTTGATGATGGTTCTGCCCTCGATGATTGTGTTCTCGGTCGTCGCGTTCTTCCTCGGAATGAAGCACGGCGAGTTCCGCGCCAGTCCGTAG
- a CDS encoding MazG-like family protein, which produces MSSFGPTDEKQRGHKADVGGYPHALEMKRQQQVADVLRHSDIDTPPAYRLLDVVAELGDIAAQVNETTGYGTDLTALSIREDELGDALFALLALCEQLDVDADAALSSALAKYEGQSGTSGTPASED; this is translated from the coding sequence ATGTCGTCGTTCGGCCCCACCGATGAAAAACAGCGCGGCCACAAAGCCGATGTGGGTGGCTATCCCCACGCTCTAGAAATGAAACGACAGCAACAGGTTGCCGACGTACTCAGGCACAGCGACATCGACACGCCGCCCGCGTACCGGTTGCTTGACGTGGTGGCTGAACTCGGCGACATCGCGGCACAGGTCAACGAAACGACCGGCTACGGCACCGATTTGACGGCACTATCGATACGGGAAGACGAACTCGGCGACGCTCTATTTGCACTACTCGCGCTATGTGAACAACTCGATGTCGACGCCGATGCCGCGCTCTCGTCGGCGCTGGCGAAATACGAGGGACAATCAGGCACAAGCGGGACGCCGGCAAGCGAGGACTGA
- a CDS encoding type II toxin-antitoxin system RatA family toxin: protein MDEVEVSTVVYVPPEEVYEFLLDFPGYARYSEYLDRVVQDGDGSPGTNYDLVFSWWKLSYTARSEVTDVSPPTRIDWRIVKDIDAEGYWAVEPDPDDVLADEQTASRVRFHVAFDPGSASDSAIDLPRLVSMDWVIEKVKPLIRKEATKIVERVVEDLEGQERDVDLEIHAGPDSV, encoded by the coding sequence GTGGACGAAGTCGAGGTCAGCACAGTCGTGTATGTCCCACCCGAAGAGGTGTACGAGTTTCTGCTGGATTTTCCGGGCTACGCACGATATTCCGAATATCTCGACCGCGTGGTACAGGACGGCGACGGCTCACCGGGGACGAACTACGACCTCGTATTCTCGTGGTGGAAGCTCTCCTACACCGCTCGGTCGGAGGTGACTGACGTTTCGCCGCCGACGCGTATCGACTGGCGGATCGTCAAAGACATCGACGCCGAAGGGTACTGGGCGGTCGAGCCTGATCCGGACGACGTTCTGGCGGACGAGCAGACGGCCTCACGGGTGCGATTTCACGTTGCGTTCGACCCGGGGTCGGCCTCAGACAGCGCTATCGACCTTCCCCGACTTGTTTCGATGGACTGGGTAATCGAGAAAGTCAAGCCACTCATCCGCAAGGAGGCGACCAAAATCGTCGAACGTGTCGTCGAGGACCTTGAAGGGCAGGAACGGGATGTCGATCTGGAGATTCATGCCGGGCCGGATTCGGTATAA